A portion of the Bactrocera neohumeralis isolate Rockhampton chromosome 2, APGP_CSIRO_Bneo_wtdbg2-racon-allhic-juicebox.fasta_v2, whole genome shotgun sequence genome contains these proteins:
- the LOC126755937 gene encoding protein UBASH3A homolog isoform X3, which yields MLRRFPIQVHKVVYPHSPHEVDELELRIGDYIYLNTDAVDNSSDGWAEGISWLTGSVGYLPVNYTERTAESDAWTLHRVVQLSKSTTPSLISAEEIDIVDGHSISIDPDEREKRLHHQNVIVALSHELIEGTSFNEESENSVEKYLRKTLKPCLDLPLVQGNHNSMPNSSQLSQPQHIQHQSECILQQETPSFEISSPHTMEVAKKRRDMEIMVEPISISTPRADDTLSINSDRSNEVTSLEASPNKSRRLYIMRHGERVDFTFGTWIPYCFDEFNNYVRKDLNMPKRLPRRQRCPDGWQNDSPLTNIGLYQAKLTGEALLECNARIDHVYCSPAYRCVQTCMSTLEGLHLRNKFKVKLEPGLFEWMAWYPDGVPDWMSKSELLDADYNIDASYQPFISNTKLNECVKETTEQFYTRNYETLRKIIETTKGNILIVAHATTLDTCTRQLIGAEPRTTNELRQVIHKIPYCSLGAVEEMENGIWKLVEPECLPVTHSKNPRFEWNVLTAT from the exons ATGTTAAGGAGGTTTCCAATTCAA GTGCACAAAGTGGTGTATCCTCATAGCCCCCATGAGGTCGATGAATTGGAGTTGCGCATCGgtgattatatttatttgaacacGGATGCTGTAGACAATTCCAGCGATGGCTGGGCAGAGGGTATTTCCTGGCTAACGGGAAGTGTTGGTTACTTGCCTGTGAATTACACTGAACGAACCGCTGAATCAGACGCGTGGACACTTCACCGCGTTGTACAGTTATCTAAATCAACGACCCCATCTTTAATATCGGCTGAAGAAATTGACATTGTGGATGGTCACAGCATTTCTATTGATCCCGACGAACGTGAGAAACGTTTGCATCATCAAA ATGTGATAGTTGCCTTGTCGCATGAATTAATTGAGGGCACTTCTTTTAATGAGGAATCCGAGAACAGTGTGGAAAAATACTTACGTAAAACATTAAAACCTTGTTTAGATTTGCCACTTGTACAAGGCAATCATAATTCAATGCCCAACAGTAGTCAACTATCACAACCGCAACATATACAACATCAGTCGGAATGCATTTTACAACAAGAAACGCCCAGCTTCGAAATTAGTTCGCCACACACAATGGAAGTGGCAAAGAAGCGAAGAGACATGGAAATAATGGTTGAGCCGATTAGTATTTCAACGCCACGTGCAGATGACACGCTTAGTAtaaattccgatcgttcaaatGAAGTTACAAGCCTTGAGGCATCGCCGAACAAGAGTCGTAGATTATATATAATGCGACATGGTGAACGTGTTGATTTTACCTTCGGTACTTGGATACCTTATTGTTTCGATGAATTCAACAATTATGTGCGCAAAGATTTAAATATGCCCAAGAGATTACCACGAAG GCAAAGATGTCCAGACGGTTGGCAAAATGATTCACCGCTCACAAACATTGGACTTTATCAAGCGAAATTGACGGGTGAAGCGTTACTTGAATGCAATGCTCGCATCGACCATGTTTACTGCTCTCCAGCTTATCGCTGTGTTCAAACATGTATGAGTACATTAGAAG GTTTACACTTGCGTaacaaatttaaagttaaactAGAACCAGGTTTGTTTGAATGGATGGCTTGGTATCCAGATGGTGTGCCAGATTGGATGAGTAAGTCAGAGCTGCTAGATGCTGATTACAACATAGATGCAAGTTATCAACCTTTCATTTCTAACACTAAATTGAATGAGTGCGTCAAGGAAACCACAGAACAGTTTTATACTCGTAATTATGAAACTTTGCGAAAAATCATTGAAACTACAA aGGGAAACATTTTAATAGTGGCACATGCAACTACCCTTGACACGTGTACACGACAATTAATTGGTGCCGAACCACGTACTACAAATGAATTGCGCCAAGTGATACATAAAATACCATACTGCAGTTTAGGCGCTGTCGAGGAGATGGAGAACGGTATCTGGAAATTGGTTGAACCGGAATGTTTACCGGTGACACATTCGAAAAATCCTCGATTTGAATGGAATGTTCTTACTGCCACATAG
- the LOC126764640 gene encoding transmembrane protein 179, translating to MVLANVLLLSQIAGHVILVILSLCMMVPLGMSVHEFGGHCLLFTTGKWREEDGMFEVKWSSRSFCSFPLFTAMFLFLISTLQIYRYSRMKEEASFLSLFIDVVVGIWMLAFSILSAIMVTLGFIVWCDGMTERFPSCETAAGQNIIHGDQDHIDTSDFYIEMGTAQFGAWGSFAISVGIGVIALLKLIQNHQVRNIKVSMYLERQKLVNQHQHQLDGQSTTPTVFEDNNK from the exons ATGGTTTTAGCAAATGTGCTACTATTAAGCCAAATTGCTGGTCATgtaatattagttatattatCGTTGTGCATGATGGTGCCTCTTGGTATGAGTGTCCATGAATTTGG tggGCACTGTTTGCTTTTTACAACTGGTAAATGGCGTGAAGAGGATGGAATGTTTGAAGTAAAATGGTCTTCAAGAAGTTTTTGCAGCTTTCCACTTTTTACTGCAATGTTTCTATTCTTGATTTCAACTTTACAGATTTATCG ATACTCAAGAATGAAAGAAGAAGCTTCGTTTCTTTCTTTATTCATTGACGTTGTGGTTGGTATTTGGATGCTAGCATTTTCAATTCTGTCGGCAATTATGGTTACTTTAGGATTTATTGTATGGTGTGATGGTATGACTGAACGATTTCCGTCATGTGAAACAGCAGCAGGACAAAATATAATTCACGGAGACCAAGACCATATTGACACATCTGACTTCTATATAGAAATGGGGACAGCTCAG TTCGGCGCTTGGGGTTCTTTTGCAATATCAGTTGGAATAGGTGTTATAGCACTTCTTAAACTCATTCAAAATCATCAAGTGCGTAATATTAAAGTTTCAATGTACTTGGAACGTCAGAAACTAGTAAATCAACATCAGCACCAATTAGATGGACAATCTACAACACCGACAGTTTTTgaagataataataaataa
- the LOC126755937 gene encoding protein UBASH3A homolog isoform X1: MAQLPPRKNLTPTRISKQHLSPLQTLLQMGFTKHRAEKALAATGNRGVQIASDWLLAHVNDSTLDENCPREYILYACPTGSFLHQLEEFWNQSRIMCGWNGAHNYVPHITLVSFFKAPDESSLHLSKALKQVVDMSGPLLDRPLKLEPYLSQNFMGFFVAEDDANYMKRLSLQYVKEVSNSIISDTYEQLDAIVACFPWCGAVSSGTRCIPRSSRSISLEPHVKSLHLTLAYQFPQNQFNSLKTLVESLNATSASNWELRLYSRDPRLTTKQVHKVVYPHSPHEVDELELRIGDYIYLNTDAVDNSSDGWAEGISWLTGSVGYLPVNYTERTAESDAWTLHRVVQLSKSTTPSLISAEEIDIVDGHSISIDPDEREKRLHHQNVIVALSHELIEGTSFNEESENSVEKYLRKTLKPCLDLPLVQGNHNSMPNSSQLSQPQHIQHQSECILQQETPSFEISSPHTMEVAKKRRDMEIMVEPISISTPRADDTLSINSDRSNEVTSLEASPNKSRRLYIMRHGERVDFTFGTWIPYCFDEFNNYVRKDLNMPKRLPRRQRCPDGWQNDSPLTNIGLYQAKLTGEALLECNARIDHVYCSPAYRCVQTCMSTLEGLHLRNKFKVKLEPGLFEWMAWYPDGVPDWMSKSELLDADYNIDASYQPFISNTKLNECVKETTEQFYTRNYETLRKIIETTKGNILIVAHATTLDTCTRQLIGAEPRTTNELRQVIHKIPYCSLGAVEEMENGIWKLVEPECLPVTHSKNPRFEWNVLTAT, encoded by the exons ATGGCTCAACTCCCGCCGCGAAAGAACCTGACACCAACTAGAATTTCAAAGCAGCACTTATCACCGTTGCAGACGTTACTGCAAATGGGTTTTACCAAACACAGAGC agAAAAAGCATTGGCAGCAACTGGTAATCGAGGTGTTCAAATCGCATCTGATTGGCTGCTTGCGCATGTTAATGATTCAACTTTGGATGAAAATTGTCCGCGAGAATATATTCTGTACGCATGCCCTACTGGCTCATTTTTACATCAACTGGAggaattttggaaccaatcacGGATAATGTGTGGTTGGAATGGTGCTCATAATTATGTGCCACATATCACATTGGTTTCATTTTTTaag GCTCCTGACGAAAGTTCATTGCATCTATCTAAAGCCTTGAAACAAGTAGTTGATATGAGTGGACCACTTCTAGATCGTCCATTGAAATTAGAGCCTTATTTGAGTCAAAATTTTATGGGATTTTTTGTAGCCGAGGATGACGCAAACTATATGAAACGACTTTCATTACAATATGTTAAGGAGGTTTCCAATTCAA TCATAAGCGATACATACGAGCAGCTTGATGCAATAGTTGCTTGTTTCCCATGGTGCGGAGCTGTTTCATCTGGTACACGTTGTATACCGCGTAGTAGTCGat cAATATCTTTGGAGCCGCACGTAAAATCACTACATCTTACCTTAGCATATCAGTTTCCGCAGAATCAATTTAATTCACTGAAAACCTTAGTGGAATCACTCAATGCAACTTCTGCCTCAAATTGGGAGCTGCGTCTGTATTCGCGCGACCCACGACTAACCACAAAACAA GTGCACAAAGTGGTGTATCCTCATAGCCCCCATGAGGTCGATGAATTGGAGTTGCGCATCGgtgattatatttatttgaacacGGATGCTGTAGACAATTCCAGCGATGGCTGGGCAGAGGGTATTTCCTGGCTAACGGGAAGTGTTGGTTACTTGCCTGTGAATTACACTGAACGAACCGCTGAATCAGACGCGTGGACACTTCACCGCGTTGTACAGTTATCTAAATCAACGACCCCATCTTTAATATCGGCTGAAGAAATTGACATTGTGGATGGTCACAGCATTTCTATTGATCCCGACGAACGTGAGAAACGTTTGCATCATCAAA ATGTGATAGTTGCCTTGTCGCATGAATTAATTGAGGGCACTTCTTTTAATGAGGAATCCGAGAACAGTGTGGAAAAATACTTACGTAAAACATTAAAACCTTGTTTAGATTTGCCACTTGTACAAGGCAATCATAATTCAATGCCCAACAGTAGTCAACTATCACAACCGCAACATATACAACATCAGTCGGAATGCATTTTACAACAAGAAACGCCCAGCTTCGAAATTAGTTCGCCACACACAATGGAAGTGGCAAAGAAGCGAAGAGACATGGAAATAATGGTTGAGCCGATTAGTATTTCAACGCCACGTGCAGATGACACGCTTAGTAtaaattccgatcgttcaaatGAAGTTACAAGCCTTGAGGCATCGCCGAACAAGAGTCGTAGATTATATATAATGCGACATGGTGAACGTGTTGATTTTACCTTCGGTACTTGGATACCTTATTGTTTCGATGAATTCAACAATTATGTGCGCAAAGATTTAAATATGCCCAAGAGATTACCACGAAG GCAAAGATGTCCAGACGGTTGGCAAAATGATTCACCGCTCACAAACATTGGACTTTATCAAGCGAAATTGACGGGTGAAGCGTTACTTGAATGCAATGCTCGCATCGACCATGTTTACTGCTCTCCAGCTTATCGCTGTGTTCAAACATGTATGAGTACATTAGAAG GTTTACACTTGCGTaacaaatttaaagttaaactAGAACCAGGTTTGTTTGAATGGATGGCTTGGTATCCAGATGGTGTGCCAGATTGGATGAGTAAGTCAGAGCTGCTAGATGCTGATTACAACATAGATGCAAGTTATCAACCTTTCATTTCTAACACTAAATTGAATGAGTGCGTCAAGGAAACCACAGAACAGTTTTATACTCGTAATTATGAAACTTTGCGAAAAATCATTGAAACTACAA aGGGAAACATTTTAATAGTGGCACATGCAACTACCCTTGACACGTGTACACGACAATTAATTGGTGCCGAACCACGTACTACAAATGAATTGCGCCAAGTGATACATAAAATACCATACTGCAGTTTAGGCGCTGTCGAGGAGATGGAGAACGGTATCTGGAAATTGGTTGAACCGGAATGTTTACCGGTGACACATTCGAAAAATCCTCGATTTGAATGGAATGTTCTTACTGCCACATAG
- the LOC126755937 gene encoding protein UBASH3A homolog isoform X2 — protein sequence MAQLPPRKNLTPTRISKQHLSPLQTLLQMGFTKHRAEKALAATGNRGVQIASDWLLAHVNDSTLDENCPREYILYACPTGSFLHQLEEFWNQSRIMCGWNGAHNYVPHITLVSFFKAPDESSLHLSKALKQVVDMSGPLLDRPLKLEPYLSQNFMGFFVAEDDANYMKRLSLQYVKEVSNSTISLEPHVKSLHLTLAYQFPQNQFNSLKTLVESLNATSASNWELRLYSRDPRLTTKQVHKVVYPHSPHEVDELELRIGDYIYLNTDAVDNSSDGWAEGISWLTGSVGYLPVNYTERTAESDAWTLHRVVQLSKSTTPSLISAEEIDIVDGHSISIDPDEREKRLHHQNVIVALSHELIEGTSFNEESENSVEKYLRKTLKPCLDLPLVQGNHNSMPNSSQLSQPQHIQHQSECILQQETPSFEISSPHTMEVAKKRRDMEIMVEPISISTPRADDTLSINSDRSNEVTSLEASPNKSRRLYIMRHGERVDFTFGTWIPYCFDEFNNYVRKDLNMPKRLPRRQRCPDGWQNDSPLTNIGLYQAKLTGEALLECNARIDHVYCSPAYRCVQTCMSTLEGLHLRNKFKVKLEPGLFEWMAWYPDGVPDWMSKSELLDADYNIDASYQPFISNTKLNECVKETTEQFYTRNYETLRKIIETTKGNILIVAHATTLDTCTRQLIGAEPRTTNELRQVIHKIPYCSLGAVEEMENGIWKLVEPECLPVTHSKNPRFEWNVLTAT from the exons ATGGCTCAACTCCCGCCGCGAAAGAACCTGACACCAACTAGAATTTCAAAGCAGCACTTATCACCGTTGCAGACGTTACTGCAAATGGGTTTTACCAAACACAGAGC agAAAAAGCATTGGCAGCAACTGGTAATCGAGGTGTTCAAATCGCATCTGATTGGCTGCTTGCGCATGTTAATGATTCAACTTTGGATGAAAATTGTCCGCGAGAATATATTCTGTACGCATGCCCTACTGGCTCATTTTTACATCAACTGGAggaattttggaaccaatcacGGATAATGTGTGGTTGGAATGGTGCTCATAATTATGTGCCACATATCACATTGGTTTCATTTTTTaag GCTCCTGACGAAAGTTCATTGCATCTATCTAAAGCCTTGAAACAAGTAGTTGATATGAGTGGACCACTTCTAGATCGTCCATTGAAATTAGAGCCTTATTTGAGTCAAAATTTTATGGGATTTTTTGTAGCCGAGGATGACGCAAACTATATGAAACGACTTTCATTACAATATGTTAAGGAGGTTTCCAATTCAA cAATATCTTTGGAGCCGCACGTAAAATCACTACATCTTACCTTAGCATATCAGTTTCCGCAGAATCAATTTAATTCACTGAAAACCTTAGTGGAATCACTCAATGCAACTTCTGCCTCAAATTGGGAGCTGCGTCTGTATTCGCGCGACCCACGACTAACCACAAAACAA GTGCACAAAGTGGTGTATCCTCATAGCCCCCATGAGGTCGATGAATTGGAGTTGCGCATCGgtgattatatttatttgaacacGGATGCTGTAGACAATTCCAGCGATGGCTGGGCAGAGGGTATTTCCTGGCTAACGGGAAGTGTTGGTTACTTGCCTGTGAATTACACTGAACGAACCGCTGAATCAGACGCGTGGACACTTCACCGCGTTGTACAGTTATCTAAATCAACGACCCCATCTTTAATATCGGCTGAAGAAATTGACATTGTGGATGGTCACAGCATTTCTATTGATCCCGACGAACGTGAGAAACGTTTGCATCATCAAA ATGTGATAGTTGCCTTGTCGCATGAATTAATTGAGGGCACTTCTTTTAATGAGGAATCCGAGAACAGTGTGGAAAAATACTTACGTAAAACATTAAAACCTTGTTTAGATTTGCCACTTGTACAAGGCAATCATAATTCAATGCCCAACAGTAGTCAACTATCACAACCGCAACATATACAACATCAGTCGGAATGCATTTTACAACAAGAAACGCCCAGCTTCGAAATTAGTTCGCCACACACAATGGAAGTGGCAAAGAAGCGAAGAGACATGGAAATAATGGTTGAGCCGATTAGTATTTCAACGCCACGTGCAGATGACACGCTTAGTAtaaattccgatcgttcaaatGAAGTTACAAGCCTTGAGGCATCGCCGAACAAGAGTCGTAGATTATATATAATGCGACATGGTGAACGTGTTGATTTTACCTTCGGTACTTGGATACCTTATTGTTTCGATGAATTCAACAATTATGTGCGCAAAGATTTAAATATGCCCAAGAGATTACCACGAAG GCAAAGATGTCCAGACGGTTGGCAAAATGATTCACCGCTCACAAACATTGGACTTTATCAAGCGAAATTGACGGGTGAAGCGTTACTTGAATGCAATGCTCGCATCGACCATGTTTACTGCTCTCCAGCTTATCGCTGTGTTCAAACATGTATGAGTACATTAGAAG GTTTACACTTGCGTaacaaatttaaagttaaactAGAACCAGGTTTGTTTGAATGGATGGCTTGGTATCCAGATGGTGTGCCAGATTGGATGAGTAAGTCAGAGCTGCTAGATGCTGATTACAACATAGATGCAAGTTATCAACCTTTCATTTCTAACACTAAATTGAATGAGTGCGTCAAGGAAACCACAGAACAGTTTTATACTCGTAATTATGAAACTTTGCGAAAAATCATTGAAACTACAA aGGGAAACATTTTAATAGTGGCACATGCAACTACCCTTGACACGTGTACACGACAATTAATTGGTGCCGAACCACGTACTACAAATGAATTGCGCCAAGTGATACATAAAATACCATACTGCAGTTTAGGCGCTGTCGAGGAGATGGAGAACGGTATCTGGAAATTGGTTGAACCGGAATGTTTACCGGTGACACATTCGAAAAATCCTCGATTTGAATGGAATGTTCTTACTGCCACATAG
- the LOC126767367 gene encoding uncharacterized protein LOC126767367, with protein sequence MIVRPIVTYGAVVWAPKAEQTTVALKLSKLQRLACVCMTGAMRTCPTAALEALLELTPLHLLIGQVAKYTLLQMTAEGTGIGKIISSQRMEELSGIIPLAPLPRDGINKKLNFTKKFKITLGSKAEWSDSAFELLLRDSSIRWYTDGSKTSEGIGAGVAGPRTKLSIPMGKFPSIFQAEVFAISRCVELNLQRGYRNERIAILSDSQAALKAISSYEIKSLLVQECIDRLNSLAECNQVHLIWVPGHRGIAGNELADKLARSAASTSMVGPEPFIAVGPHTVKEQVRNDVAVGREIHWQHLSGLRHAKLLMKSYNLKRFKCIINLPRNKIRLLIAFYTGHCKLKKHLFNMGLASCANCRFCDLEPETPEHLLMDCTAICRRRTKALGSMFLNRDHIASIAPSSILEFINLLGLAETL encoded by the coding sequence atgatagtgcgaccaATTGTCACCTACGGGGCGGTGGTGTGGGCACCGAAAGCAGAGCAGACGACGGTAGCACTCAAACTATCGAAACTGCAAAGGCTTGCGTGCGTCTGTATGACAGGAGCTATGCGCACCTGCCCGACAGCTGCACTTGAGGCCCTGCTGGAGCTCACCCCGCTACACCTACTAATTGGTCAAGTCGCCAAGTACACTCTgcttcaaatgacagcagaggGGACTGGCATAGGTAAAATAATCTCGTCCCAACGCATGGAAGAGCTAAGTGGCATTATACCACTGGCTCCTCTTCCAAGGGACGGCATTAACAAAAAGCTGaacttcactaagaagtttaagATCACCCTCGGCAGCAAGGCCGAATGGAGCGACTCCGCATTCGAGCTGCTACTCAGGGATAGCTCGAtcaggtggtacaccgacggctcgaaaacgtcggagggaattggcgcaggggtcgcaggaccacgcacaaaactctccatacctatgggtaagtttccgagcatattccaagcggaggtatttgctataagtcggtgtGTAGAGTTGAACCTCCAACGCGGCTATCGCAACGAACGTATAGCTATACTTAGCGACAGCCAAGCGGCACTCAAGGCGATCTCGTCTTACGAGATAaaatcgctattggtgcaggagtgtatagaCCGGCTCAACAGTCTTGCAGAATGCAACCAGGTGCACCTTatttgggtgccaggccacagagGCATCGCCGGTAATGAACTGGCCGATAAGCTTGCCCGCTCTGCAGCATCCACCAGCATGGTAGGACCGGAACCTTTCATAGCGGTGGGTCCCCACACCGTAAAGGAACAGGTCCGCAATGATGTAGCAGTGGGTAGGGAGATACATTGGCAACACCTTTCAGGCTTGCGGCACGCAAAGTTGCTGATGAAGAGTTATAACCTCAAAAGGTTTAAATGCATAATCAATCTCCCAAGAAATAAAATCAGGCTACTGATCGCCTTCTACACCGGCCATTGCAAGCTGAAGAAGCACTTATtcaacatgggcctagcttcttgtgcaaattgccggttctgcgatttGGAACccgaaactccagaacacctgctaatggaTTGCACGGCAATCTGTAGGCGCAGGACCAAGGCCCTAGGATCCATGTTtctaaatagggatcacatcgcctcaatagcacctagcagtatattggagtTCATCAATTTGCTGGGGCTAGCTGAGACTCTGTGA